In Nymphaea colorata isolate Beijing-Zhang1983 chromosome 3, ASM883128v2, whole genome shotgun sequence, a genomic segment contains:
- the LOC116250921 gene encoding 14 kDa proline-rich protein DC2.15-like, with translation MADTQTLTSPAMAIKSFPVFSFFLALLFFTSSAIPNYKFPPKVPPPNPFCPRDTLKLSSCAELLGGMVNLVVGPPPKGKCCSLLKGLVDWEAAACLCTAIKANVLGANLDVPVALTLLVDECRKKIPDGFKCV, from the coding sequence ATGGCAGACACTCAGACCTTAACATCACCAGCAATGGCTATCAAAAGCTTCCCAgtgttctctttcttcttggcgctgctcttcttcacctcttctGCAATACCCAACTACAAATTCCCCCCTAAGGTGCCCCCTCCAAACCCATTCTGTCCCAGAGACACACTCAAGCTGAGCTCTTGTGCTGAACTACTTGGTGGAATGGTTAACTTGGTCGTAGGCCCGCCGCCCAAGGGCAAATGCTGCAGCTTACTAAAAGGCCTGGTGGACTGGGAAGCTGCTGCATGCCTCTGCACTGCAATCAAGGCCAATGTGCTTGGTGCCAATTTGGATGTGCCTGTTGCCCTTACCTTGCTGGTTGATGAGTGCAGGAAGAAGATCCCTGATGGATTCAAGTGTGTCTAG